One window of the Triticum dicoccoides isolate Atlit2015 ecotype Zavitan chromosome 3B, WEW_v2.0, whole genome shotgun sequence genome contains the following:
- the LOC119282514 gene encoding protein STRICTOSIDINE SYNTHASE-LIKE 10-like — protein MGCSMSRLLKTTVTLIILVLLLMPGALAATSFDASRSQQLPLPRGTVKGPESVAFDGLGQGPYSGVSDGRILKWNGEKLGWTTYAYGPGYDSKTCTPSKFSSETENARESRCGRPLGLRFDQKSGDLYVADAYKGLMRVAPGGGEATVLVNQVDGYPLRFTNGVDVDQVTGKVYFTDSSMNYQRSQHEMVTRTGDSTGRLMSYDPRTSDVTLLQAGMTYPNGVALSADRTHLVVASTGPCKLLRHWIKGVNAGTSEPFADLPGYPDNVRPDTKGGYWVALHREKNELPFGRDSHRLAVRVGNDGKIVEEMRGPKKVRPTEIMERSNGKIYLGSVELPYVGVVKRK, from the coding sequence ATGGGGTGCAGCATGAGCCGCCTCCTCAAGACCACCGTCACGCTCATCATCCTCGTCCTTCTCCTCATGCCCGGAGCCTTAGCCGCCACTAGCTTCGATGCCTCACGAAGCCAACAGCTGCCGCTGCCGCGAGGGACGGTCAAAGGGCCGGAGAGCGTCGCCTTCGACGGACTGGGCCAGGGACCCTACAGCGGCGTCTCAGACGGCCGGATCCTCAAGTGGAACGGCGAAAAGCTAGGATGGACTACCTATGCATATGGACCCGGGTATGATAGCAAGACATGCACGCCGTCCAAGTTCAGCTCGGAGACTGAGAATGCCAGGGAGAGCCGCTGCGGCCGCCCGCTTGGCCTACGGTTCGACCAGAAATCGGGCGACCTCTACGTGGCCGACGCGTACAAGGGGCTGATGCGGGTAGCGCCGGGCGGCGGGGAGGCCACCGTGTTGGTCAACCAGGTTGACGGTTATCCTCTGCGCTTCACCAACGGTGTTGACGTTGATCAAGTTACGGGAAAGGTCTACTTCACCGATAGCTCGATGAACTATCAAAGGTCGCAGCATGAGATGGTCACTCGCACAGGAGACTCGACGGGCCGCCTCATGAGCTACGACCCACGGACATCGGATGTTACGCTGCTCCAGGCGGGCATGACGTACCCCAACGGCGTCGCGCTCAGCgccgaccgcacccacctcgtggtCGCATCTACTGGACCATGCAAGCTACTGAGGCACTGGATCAAAGGGGTCAACGCAGGCACATCCGAGCCTTTTGCCGACCTGCCCGGCTATCCAGATAACGTGAGGCCCGACACCAAAGGAGGCTATTGGGTGGCGTTGCACCGCGAGAAGAATGAGTTGCCCTTTGGTCGTGATAGTCATCGTCTCGCTGTCAGGGTCGGTAATGATGGGAAGATAGTCGAGGAGATGAGAGGGCCAAAGAAGGTGAGGCCCACCGAGATTATGGAGAGAAGCAATGGCAAGATCTACTTGGGTTCGGTAGAGCTTCCTTATGTCGGCGTTGTTAAGCGCAAGTAG